The genomic region CCTTCAGGATTGATATGTGTAAGATGGTTGTAGAATATAACACATTTTTGTACCCATGGTTAAACGTTAGCGGAGGGGGGGCATTTTTTTTCCTGTCGGAgcgattattttcgaaaatattccCTTTATTAAACATGGTTGTAGAAAAACACAAGTAGTTTTGAAAAAAACTTTTGGATGACAGCCCACTTTAcgttacctacctattcaatgtatttttttcagcATATTTACTGGCTCTAAATGAAAGCGGCAGTTTTCCTGATGAAACCGATAGGACACCGAAGgtaactttaattttttttctcaaaaatgttttgaaaaCCTGAAGTAATTCGTCAAAGGCTTTCTACAAAGTGCATAATCGCCAGCCATTCATTAGCCGAACTTTAATACTTTTTCTGTCAACAATATGACCTAGTGATCTCTGTTTTACAAGTTCATTTAAAGACAGATGGGAAACTAAGATGCACTGTCGTCCGTACATACAAGgaaatactaaattaaaatttaaaaaaaaattggcgaaTATGTCACCTTGCAccctaaatttaaataaattttcaccTCTATACGAGTAAAAATTaatcttaggtacctactcattgcGATTTATTTCACATATTGTTCTAGTGTTACGTGCGTTGCGTGCTTGAGATGGTGGACGTGGCATCAGCTGACGGGCAGTTCGACCCTGAGCGCGCTGAAGCTGCTCTTATGGGGATTAGGGGAGTACGAGCGCTGAGCAACGTCAAGGAGGTGGCTGTCACTTGTGCTGACCGACGTAAGTTCCTAATGGTGCTGCTAGTCAGCTGACGGACAGTTCGACCCAGAGCGCGCTGAAGCGGCTCTCATGGGGATTAGGGGAGTGAGAGCGCTCAGCAACGTCAAGGAGGTGGCTGTTACATGTGCTGACCGACGTAAGTTCCTAATGGTGCTGCTAGTTAGCTGACGGACAGTTCGAACCAGAGCGCGCTGAAGCTGCTCTCATGGGGATTAGGGAAGTGAGAGCGCTCAGCAACGTCAAAGAGGTGGCTGTCACTTGTGCTGACAGACGTAAGTTCCTAATGGTACTGCTAGTTAGCTGACGGCCAGTTCGACCCAGAGCGAGCTGAAGCTGATGCTCTCATGGGCTAAACCATGCATTGCATTGCATGGCATGCCCTAATGGGCAGTATGAGTGCTGAGCAACATCAAGGAGGTGGCTGTCACTTGTGCTGACCGACGTAAGTTCTTGATGATTTTGCGAGCCTATAGTGATTACGATGGCTATAGTCGTTATTTGTGTCCTATGTGGGCATTGATGAGTCAGGTCAGGTCAGAGAAATGGCCTTTGTGTGTCCCTGACGTAACTTTCTGGGGATTCTGTTATCCTAGTCTTTAATTTCTGAAATAAAATACTGAGCTTAGAATATTATTTTTCAGAGGAAACCTGTAAGTGTGAGAGATCGTACCAATTCATCAAGTGCCTCATGGAGATAGAAATTAAGATGTCTGAGAAATCCTAGAATAGTACCAACGGGCGACCTTCGAGTATTCAAatcaaaaggtttttttttttattttagtgatTATATACATGTAGAGAAGCAATTTTATAGGATTAAACTATTTTTGTTATCCTATTCACTCgttttttaatacctactaaattacAGATGTGCGAGCTAAGCAAAGTTTCCAAAAAGACATACAAAGGTCAGAAACATTTCACAAGCACAAAGGAAAATTTTATTCGGGAAATGAAAAATTTCGATTCACATgcaaataaggtaaacgtactggtgctcgacgcggtcccagtacatgtcatcttgaaacttaagtcattgtcaatagaggtgacagcagggtgtcatctattgggcaatagcatgtcgagcactcgtacgtttaccttacatagATGAGAAATTTCGCTAGTTTAGAAACTCTCTGGCTGCACATCAGTATATAAAATGTCCCCAACGTCcgttcggtttctttttttcgtAGTCATCATAGTTTTGGTAATGTTTGTAAGTGCCTGAAAactttttaactatttttttattttatattaatttatttattacagaaaGGACAACAGTGCAAAAAACTAAAAGTCCGATACCCTATTGCTATTGGTTAAGCGGAAACCTTAAAAACTTGGTCAGCTTTCTTTGATCTCAAATTTTGAATATTTGTTGCGATTCAAGGGGCCAATTTAACAGAACTGCACGCAAGACTAAGGTCGTGGGTTCGAGGCCGGCCAACACAATGCGGTTTGTGCTTCATTTAGATAAGCAAGAGTCAATACGAAGTGTAGGTATTAtgaggaaaagaaaatatttagaaatatgTGAAAACGTGTCATTCCTTCCGATAACCAACTACTACgtttactacctactatatatacTGGTTATGACCAATTCTAAAATTTCAAAGGCATAATAACATCTTAAAACTCCAATAAATATTACGTAACGTAGGTTTGTGGGTAAGTAAAACACTGTAAACCACTtttaattcattttattcattataaataaCACAAGTACAAAATACAAGGACTAGCACACACTTAAAATAACAGATCTTTGGACACAAAATACTGTTCTTAACTAAAACCACGTACCTACACCTAGCCTGCAGCCGTTGAGGATAATAAAACTTAGGACCACATGCACCGTTccacccggggttaaccagctaaaccaggagttaccatggttaccagtacaatttaacactgggttaacggtttaaccgcttaaccccgggttagtaggatggtgcaagtggacctTATAAATCGAGGGGATTCCAAAGGGGCTTGCAAAAGACAAACTTAGTTGGACGGTAAATATTCAAAATTGATGTTAATTATTATTTCGTGACATTCGTTTTAAGACTCTTATGACCACCATGTTGCGAACTGTCATTAAAACAGTCGAATGGAGCCGTATAATGAACAAGTTGACctaaactttcattttggaaatggtAAAATGTCGATGTCCATATACAAAAAATTGCATCTTTCCAAAAATGTTAAATGTGGTAATTTCGCAAATTAGGAAACTTTTCGGCGGCACATCAGTATGTGTTTGTCAATAGTTTATCTCTATTAGTTTGTCATATTAATGCAAGCACCGAATAATTTTGATAATAGATTAATCTACCCGAAGACTCCTTGCCACACCGCTCCCAGCCAGCCGCTCTGGGGCTCCCTGAAATCCCATTATAATGCCATTAGAAACATcgaattgattaaaaaaattactgccATTCAAGGAGAGCTACCGGATATTAGGTAAAATTGATTTTCAATGTACCTAGTAAATTTGTTATAATTAAGGTTGATGAATTTCGGTTAGTACCAATATCCTCGAAACTAAAAAATTGTGAGTTGATATGGCAAAGCTTGGGCACCTTTTCAGGATACCTGACATCACCTTAACGTTATTGACGTGTAACGTACTTATGTAGATAtactaggtatacctactaagaaaaaaagcggccaagtgcgagtcggactcgcccatgaagggttccgtatttaggggattttaacgtattaaaaaaaaactacttactagatctcgtccaaaccaattttcggtggaagtttgcatggtaatgtacatcatatatttttttaagttttatcattctcttattttagaagttacagggggggggggacacattttaccactttggaagtgtctctcgtgcaaactattcagtttagaaaaaaattatattatagaaacctcaatatcatttttgaagacctatccatagataccccacatgtatgggtttgatgaaaaaaaatttttttgactttcagttctaagtaaggGGAACcttcaaaatttattgtttttttttttctatgaaaagaagtgaaaacttaatgacatcttacgtcttacgctctcgcgagtttaacattttttccccatcacaaaaagtgcacagcgccgctaaagaagttttcacttcaaaaatttaaGCATTAGGTACACGtacaattataaaatgtatataaaggatttttttctactcccgtacttttatttgtcatttaaagggtcgtgcacacacctttaaaaccc from Cydia amplana chromosome 19, ilCydAmpl1.1, whole genome shotgun sequence harbors:
- the LOC134656768 gene encoding uncharacterized protein LOC134656768, which gives rise to MSKSQILVTTVVLLLSLSLVQCVDKESKDVKAKAEESDAGQDDMSGMDIMGALSDCNETFRIDMSYLLALNESGSFPDETDRTPKCYVRCVLEMVDVASADGQFDPERAEAALMGIRGVRALSNVKEVAVTCADRQETCKCERSYQFIKCLMEIEIKMSEKS